The Narcine bancroftii isolate sNarBan1 chromosome 11, sNarBan1.hap1, whole genome shotgun sequence genome has a window encoding:
- the rps16 gene encoding small ribosomal subunit protein uS9 yields MPAKGPLQSVQVFGRKKTATAVAHCKRGNGLIKVNGRPLEQIEPKTLQYKLLEPVLLLGKERFAGVDIRVRVKGGGHVSQIYAIRQSISKALVAYYQKYVDEASKKEIKDILIQYDRTLLVADPRRCEAKKFGGPGARARYQKSYR; encoded by the exons ATGCCCGCTAAAGGTCCCCTCCAGTCTGTCCAGGTCTTCGGGCGGAAG AAAACGGCAACTGCTGTTGCCCATTGCAAAAGGGGAAATGGCCTGATCAAGGTGAATGGCAGGCCTCTGGAGCAGATTGAACCAAAGACTTTACAGTACAAA ctGTTGGAACCAGTTCTGCTCTTGGGCAAGGAAAGATTTGCTGGTGTCGACATAAGAGTTCGTGTGAAGGGTGGTGGTCACGTATCTCAGATCTATG CGATCCGTCAATCCATTTCTAAAGCATTGGTGGCTTATTACCAGAAAT ATGTAGATGAAGCTTCCAAGAAGGAGATCAAGGACATCCTCATACAGTATGACAGGACTCTACTGGTTGCAGATCCTCGTCGTTGTGAGGCCAAGAAATTTGGTGGTCCCGGTGCCCGTGCACGTTACCAGAAATCTTAccgttaa